In the genome of Bryobacteraceae bacterium, one region contains:
- a CDS encoding DUF488 family protein — MPFRLKRAYDPPAADDGYRVLIDRLWARGLTREAAAVDLWFKEIAPSNELRKWFGHDPAQWDEFLLRYARELAEHPESLEKLLAMGEGRTVTLLYSTRETERNHGVALLGMLKRRGG; from the coding sequence GTGCCGTTCCGCCTCAAGCGCGCATACGATCCGCCAGCGGCCGATGACGGCTATCGCGTGCTGATTGACCGGCTGTGGGCGCGGGGGCTCACCAGGGAAGCCGCCGCCGTGGATCTATGGTTCAAGGAAATCGCGCCTTCGAACGAGCTTCGGAAGTGGTTCGGGCACGACCCGGCCCAGTGGGACGAATTCCTGCTGCGCTATGCGCGCGAGCTGGCCGAGCATCCTGAATCGCTGGAGAAGCTGCTAGCGATGGGTGAGGGTCGCACCGTGACCCTGCTCTATTCCACGCGCGAGACCGAACGCAACCACGGCGTCGCACTGCTTGGGATGCTCAAGCGTCGAGGTGGTTGA
- a CDS encoding matrixin family metalloprotease, with translation MRKSRDPRRVHRIVQFGNEPGASDIARVKAAGARALEYVPFQALLVASAPEWDPRTAGAVRWETIEPADKWSAELDASSIAAGGLSIGVVAHDRKNYLVEFFPGVSAADSRAIAIAEGMMIRERPDLRPNHLLVEGSTAQARKLTGWEEVAYVFPSSDALDRGRPVQACAGALTASGAIGQYVDRVGEGWDGPGAAAAQLGYRIRNVSSKIPEDQGRAEIERALLAWAKVARVTFVPASQAGGARSLDISFASGAHGDPFPFDGAGKVLAHTFYPAPPNPEPLAGDMHLDDAEPWRVGTDIDLYSVVLHELGHALGLGHSDKPGAVMYAYYQKLDALTEEDIRAVRTLYAAREEGTGDPDVPTSGDPEPSDPEPSDPPAADPPANDPPANDPPSADPPSNDPGTPDKVAPVLRIVSPASSSALVTEPAVIVRGSASDNVGVTRMEWSLRNASGEIVPGANWTAEIPVIAGINTIVIRAWDAAGNSTWRSVSVTRR, from the coding sequence GTGAGGAAGAGTCGGGATCCGCGCCGGGTGCATCGGATCGTGCAGTTCGGCAATGAGCCGGGCGCATCGGATATCGCGCGAGTGAAGGCCGCGGGCGCGCGAGCGCTCGAATACGTTCCTTTCCAGGCCCTCCTGGTTGCATCGGCGCCCGAGTGGGACCCGCGCACGGCCGGCGCGGTCCGCTGGGAAACCATCGAGCCCGCCGACAAGTGGAGCGCCGAACTGGATGCTTCTTCCATCGCCGCCGGCGGACTCTCCATCGGCGTCGTCGCCCACGATAGGAAAAACTACCTCGTCGAGTTCTTCCCCGGGGTCTCCGCCGCCGATTCACGCGCCATCGCGATCGCGGAAGGCATGATGATCCGCGAGCGCCCCGACCTCCGCCCCAATCACCTGCTTGTCGAAGGCTCCACGGCCCAGGCGCGCAAGCTCACCGGATGGGAAGAAGTGGCGTATGTCTTCCCGTCGTCGGATGCGCTCGATCGCGGCCGCCCCGTTCAGGCCTGCGCCGGAGCGCTCACCGCCAGCGGCGCCATCGGCCAGTATGTCGACCGCGTCGGCGAAGGCTGGGATGGCCCGGGCGCGGCGGCGGCGCAACTCGGCTACCGCATCAGGAACGTCAGCTCGAAAATCCCCGAGGATCAGGGCCGCGCCGAGATCGAGCGCGCCCTCCTCGCCTGGGCGAAGGTCGCCCGGGTGACTTTCGTGCCCGCGTCCCAAGCCGGCGGAGCCCGCTCGCTCGACATCTCCTTCGCCTCCGGCGCGCACGGCGACCCGTTTCCCTTCGACGGCGCCGGGAAGGTGCTCGCCCACACCTTCTATCCGGCGCCTCCGAACCCGGAGCCGCTCGCCGGCGACATGCACCTTGATGACGCCGAGCCCTGGCGCGTCGGAACCGACATCGATCTCTACAGCGTGGTCCTGCACGAACTCGGCCACGCACTCGGTCTCGGGCACTCCGACAAGCCCGGCGCCGTCATGTATGCCTACTACCAGAAACTCGATGCGCTCACCGAGGAAGATATCCGAGCGGTCCGCACACTCTATGCCGCCCGAGAAGAAGGGACCGGGGATCCGGATGTTCCAACGTCCGGCGACCCGGAGCCCTCCGACCCGGAGCCGAGCGATCCGCCCGCGGCCGATCCGCCGGCCAACGACCCGCCCGCCAACGATCCGCCTTCGGCTGACCCGCCCTCCAACGATCCCGGAACCCCCGACAAGGTGGCGCCGGTGCTCCGGATCGTATCGCCCGCGTCGAGTTCGGCGCTCGTCACCGAGCCGGCCGTCATCGTGCGCGGCTCCGCCAGCGACAACGTGGGCGTCACACGCATGGAATGGTCGCTTCGGAACGCGAGCGGCGAAATCGTTCCCGGCGCCAACTGGACCGCGGAAATCCCGGTGATCGCCGGCATCAACACGATCGTCATCCGCGCCTGGGACGCGGCCGGCAACTCCACCTGGCGTTCGGTCTCGGTGACTCGCCGCTAG
- the aat gene encoding leucyl/phenylalanyl-tRNA--protein transferase encodes MDCCGVTRSITPAAVLEMYARGVFPMGSSEHEYITWHKPETRALMPLDGFHVSRSFRRTLAKTAFSVTLDQAFPEVLAACADRPEGTWITGAIARTYIELHKQGHAHSVEVWLDGSLAGGLYGVHIGAAFFAESKFHRATDMSKVALWNLTEHLRARDFILLEVQYLTAHLESLGAVEIPAHEYERRLLAAVKQPRSFDEGAAVPAAFAVP; translated from the coding sequence ATGGATTGCTGCGGCGTTACCCGGAGCATTACGCCGGCGGCGGTGCTGGAAATGTACGCCCGCGGGGTCTTCCCGATGGGCAGCTCCGAACACGAATACATCACGTGGCACAAGCCCGAGACGCGCGCCCTGATGCCGCTCGATGGCTTTCACGTTTCGCGGTCGTTTCGGCGGACGCTCGCGAAGACCGCGTTTTCGGTCACGCTCGACCAGGCGTTTCCCGAAGTGCTCGCGGCGTGCGCGGACCGGCCCGAAGGCACGTGGATCACGGGCGCCATCGCCCGGACCTATATCGAGTTGCACAAGCAGGGCCACGCGCACTCGGTGGAGGTGTGGCTCGACGGCTCGCTCGCGGGCGGCCTCTATGGCGTCCACATCGGCGCGGCGTTCTTCGCCGAGTCGAAATTCCATCGCGCCACGGACATGTCGAAGGTCGCCCTGTGGAACCTCACGGAACATCTGCGGGCGCGCGATTTTATTCTGCTCGAAGTGCAATACCTTACGGCGCACCTGGAGAGCCTGGGCGCCGTGGAAATCCCGGCGCACGAATACGAGCGGCGGTTGCTTGCCGCCGTGAAGCAGCCACGAAGTTTCGACGAGGGGGCCGCGGTTCCAGCAGCGTTCGCAGTACCGTAG
- a CDS encoding DUF1552 domain-containing protein yields the protein MTSTRLSRRTLLRGFGTAVALPWMEAMAAPAKTAGTGPARMLFAYVPNGIIMDTWKPETTGAEFEFKPIMKPLEPVRKKINVISGLTHNTGRALGDGPGDHARAASTFLTGVHPKKTAGADISLDVSADQLAARAVGSRTRLASLELGLEMGRLAGNCDSGYSCAYSNSISWRGPNTPNPPEVNPRNVFERLFGDYDPTESAEARAKRKLYDRSVLDFVLEDARTLQSNLGPTDRRKLDEYLTAIREIETRISGAEKNAAANLDLSKAAPGFEKPMGIPVDFQEHARIMFDMMTIAMQADLTRVMTIMLAREGSNRPYREIGIPDGHHNLTHHKGNQEWIAKIRQINEYHVVAFGKFLERLDSIQDGDATLLDRSMIVYGSGISDGNRHTHHDLPIVLAGSGNGKIRTGRHVRFPDYTPLNNLYVTMLEHMGVNATLGDANGRLNHLDA from the coding sequence ATGACCAGCACCAGACTCTCCCGGCGCACCTTGCTGCGCGGATTCGGCACCGCCGTGGCGCTCCCGTGGATGGAGGCGATGGCGGCGCCCGCCAAGACCGCAGGCACGGGACCGGCGCGCATGCTGTTCGCCTACGTGCCGAACGGCATCATCATGGACACCTGGAAGCCCGAGACCACCGGCGCGGAGTTCGAGTTCAAGCCGATCATGAAGCCGCTCGAGCCGGTGCGGAAGAAGATCAACGTAATCAGCGGGCTGACGCACAACACCGGCCGCGCGCTCGGCGACGGTCCGGGCGACCATGCGCGCGCCGCGTCCACGTTTCTTACCGGCGTGCATCCGAAGAAGACGGCGGGCGCGGATATCAGCCTGGACGTCTCGGCGGACCAGTTGGCCGCGCGCGCGGTGGGCTCGCGGACGCGGCTGGCGTCGCTCGAACTGGGCCTCGAGATGGGGCGCCTGGCGGGCAACTGCGATTCCGGTTACTCCTGCGCATACTCGAACTCGATCTCCTGGCGCGGCCCGAACACCCCGAACCCGCCCGAAGTGAATCCGCGCAACGTGTTTGAGCGCCTTTTCGGCGACTACGACCCCACCGAGTCGGCCGAAGCGCGGGCCAAGCGCAAGCTCTACGACCGCAGCGTGCTCGACTTCGTCCTCGAAGACGCGCGGACGCTGCAATCGAATCTCGGCCCCACGGACCGCCGCAAACTCGACGAGTACCTCACCGCCATCCGCGAGATTGAGACTCGGATTTCGGGCGCCGAGAAGAACGCGGCGGCGAACCTCGATCTTTCCAAGGCGGCGCCCGGCTTCGAGAAGCCGATGGGTATCCCCGTGGATTTTCAGGAGCACGCGCGCATCATGTTCGACATGATGACGATCGCGATGCAGGCCGACCTGACGCGCGTAATGACCATCATGCTGGCCCGCGAAGGTTCGAACCGGCCGTATCGCGAGATCGGGATTCCCGACGGGCACCACAACCTGACGCACCACAAGGGCAACCAGGAGTGGATCGCCAAGATCCGGCAGATCAACGAGTATCACGTGGTGGCGTTCGGGAAGTTCCTGGAGCGGCTCGATTCGATTCAGGACGGCGACGCGACGCTGCTCGACCGTTCGATGATCGTCTATGGATCCGGCATCTCCGACGGCAACCGCCACACGCACCACGACCTGCCGATCGTACTCGCGGGCTCCGGCAACGGCAAGATCCGCACCGGGCGTCACGTGCGTTTCCCCGACTACACGCCGCTCAACAACCTCTACGTGACGATGCTCGAGCACATGGGCGTCAACGCGACTCTCGGCGACGCCAACGGCCGGCTCAACCACCTCGACGCTTGA
- a CDS encoding sulfatase, translating to MTRRQFLGAAGAAAARGQSDDPPNILFLMPDQWRGMDLGSAGNRQVRTPNLDKLAADGVQFENAVANTPVCTPARSTVLTGRYPHATGTAVNDVRLPIQEVTLPEILRRRGYYTGFIGKWHLDGGLRMPGYVPPGDRRQGFDFWAANECSHAYFKQWYFRDSPDRIDVNGYEVFEWTKLGSEFLETAKNKKQPFCLYVQYGPPHDPYLAPPGYETMYDPSRIELRKNWKEGAKRFGTTRDIAGYYAAIACLDEQIGQLLGKLDGLGMAGNTIVFVTSDHGDMLGSHGTFLKRKPWEESVRVPGIFRWPKGLRAGVRSKAPFSHVDAAPTLLGLAGAESPVPMHGFDYSKHMRGASGATPEFAHLMIYTQTEMNENPPWRGLRSSKWKYARHEEKPWVLYDIENDPFEMNNLASDRAQAKRMEAFDADIARHMAATGDRWDELFDRPYR from the coding sequence ATGACGAGACGGCAATTCCTCGGGGCGGCGGGCGCGGCCGCGGCGCGGGGGCAATCAGACGATCCGCCGAACATCCTGTTCCTGATGCCGGATCAATGGCGCGGCATGGATCTCGGCTCGGCCGGCAACCGCCAGGTCCGCACGCCGAATCTGGACAAGCTCGCCGCCGACGGCGTCCAATTCGAGAACGCCGTGGCGAACACGCCGGTCTGCACGCCGGCGCGGTCCACGGTGCTCACCGGTCGCTATCCGCATGCCACCGGGACCGCCGTGAATGACGTGCGCCTTCCCATCCAGGAAGTGACGCTGCCGGAGATCCTCCGGCGGCGCGGCTACTACACCGGATTTATCGGCAAGTGGCATCTCGATGGCGGCCTGCGCATGCCCGGCTACGTCCCGCCTGGGGACCGCCGGCAAGGGTTCGACTTCTGGGCCGCCAACGAGTGCAGCCACGCCTACTTCAAGCAGTGGTACTTCCGCGACTCGCCCGACCGCATCGACGTGAACGGCTACGAGGTCTTCGAGTGGACCAAACTCGGCTCGGAGTTCCTCGAAACGGCGAAAAACAAGAAGCAGCCGTTCTGTTTGTACGTGCAGTACGGCCCGCCGCACGATCCCTACCTCGCCCCGCCCGGCTACGAGACCATGTACGACCCGTCCAGGATCGAACTGCGCAAGAACTGGAAGGAAGGCGCCAAGCGGTTCGGAACCACCAGGGACATCGCCGGATACTACGCCGCCATCGCCTGCCTTGATGAGCAGATCGGCCAATTGCTCGGCAAGCTCGACGGCTTGGGGATGGCCGGCAACACCATCGTGTTTGTCACATCGGACCACGGCGACATGCTCGGCTCCCATGGTACGTTCCTCAAGCGCAAGCCGTGGGAGGAGAGTGTGCGCGTGCCGGGAATTTTCCGTTGGCCGAAGGGGCTTCGCGCGGGCGTGCGGTCCAAAGCGCCGTTCTCGCACGTGGACGCGGCTCCGACGCTGCTCGGGCTCGCCGGTGCGGAGAGTCCGGTTCCGATGCACGGCTTCGACTATTCGAAGCACATGCGCGGCGCAAGCGGCGCCACGCCCGAGTTCGCTCATCTGATGATCTACACGCAAACCGAGATGAACGAGAATCCGCCGTGGCGGGGCCTGCGGTCTTCGAAGTGGAAGTATGCCCGGCACGAGGAGAAGCCGTGGGTGCTCTACGATATCGAGAACGATCCCTTCGAGATGAACAACCTCGCCAGCGACCGCGCGCAGGCGAAACGCATGGAGGCCTTCGACGCTGACATTGCCCGTCACATGGCGGCCACCGGCGACCGTTGGGACGAACTGTTCGACCGGCCCTACCGGTAG
- a CDS encoding PQQ-binding-like beta-propeller repeat protein encodes MRLGIGLTLSCLAAGAASVDDWPRWRGPSDNGVARGDAPLEWSETRNVAWKTAIPGRGFSSPVIWGDRIFVTTAVPVGEAPAAAGDGGGRRGGGGAAAGIEHRFLVMGIDRKTGKVLWEQTALTAKPHEGYHQKYGSFASNSPVTDGKRVFAFFGSRGLYAYDLDGKLLWKKEFAPMKMRLQFGEGSPTVLANGRLYLKFDQEGDSYLLVLNAGDGKELWRDVRDESSSWSPPLVITHDGVEQAIVSATNRVKSYDVKTGKVLWEVGGLGANVIPAPVLHNDTVIVMSGFRDPNLLAIKLGGKGDLTGTGAVLWTNQRGNSYTPSPVVHDGKLYMVTDNGMLSCIDIATGKPHYLQQRLGDKPYNFKSSPVAANGKLYLATEQGDVLVVKLGSTYEMLAVNNMGDQMFIATPAIAGGEIYIRGADSLYCVRP; translated from the coding sequence ATGCGACTGGGAATCGGACTGACGCTATCCTGTCTCGCCGCCGGCGCCGCCTCCGTGGACGATTGGCCGCGCTGGCGCGGACCATCCGACAACGGAGTGGCGCGGGGCGACGCGCCGCTCGAGTGGAGTGAGACCCGCAACGTCGCCTGGAAGACGGCGATCCCCGGCCGCGGCTTCTCCTCGCCGGTGATCTGGGGCGACCGGATCTTCGTCACCACGGCCGTGCCGGTGGGCGAGGCTCCAGCGGCTGCCGGCGATGGCGGCGGACGGCGCGGAGGAGGCGGCGCAGCGGCCGGAATCGAGCATAGGTTCCTGGTGATGGGGATCGATCGCAAGACGGGCAAGGTCCTCTGGGAGCAAACCGCGCTGACCGCCAAGCCCCACGAAGGCTATCACCAGAAATACGGCAGCTTCGCTTCGAACAGCCCTGTGACCGACGGCAAGCGGGTCTTCGCGTTCTTCGGCTCGCGCGGCCTCTACGCCTACGACCTCGACGGCAAGCTTCTTTGGAAGAAAGAATTCGCGCCAATGAAGATGCGCCTCCAGTTCGGCGAAGGGTCGCCGACCGTGCTGGCCAACGGCCGGCTCTATCTTAAGTTCGACCAGGAAGGCGACTCCTACCTGCTGGTGCTCAACGCCGGGGATGGCAAGGAACTGTGGCGCGACGTGCGCGACGAGTCGAGCTCCTGGTCGCCGCCGCTGGTGATCACGCACGACGGCGTCGAACAGGCGATTGTGAGCGCCACCAACCGCGTGAAATCCTATGACGTGAAAACCGGGAAAGTGTTGTGGGAAGTGGGCGGGCTGGGCGCCAACGTGATCCCCGCGCCGGTGCTGCACAACGACACCGTGATCGTGATGAGCGGCTTTCGCGACCCGAATCTGCTGGCGATCAAGCTTGGCGGCAAGGGCGACCTCACCGGCACCGGCGCCGTCCTCTGGACCAACCAGCGCGGGAATTCCTACACGCCATCGCCGGTGGTTCACGACGGCAAGCTTTATATGGTCACCGACAACGGGATGCTGAGCTGCATCGATATCGCCACCGGCAAGCCGCACTACCTGCAGCAGCGGCTCGGCGACAAGCCCTACAACTTCAAATCTTCGCCGGTAGCCGCCAATGGCAAACTGTACCTCGCCACCGAGCAGGGCGATGTGCTCGTGGTGAAGCTTGGCTCGACATACGAAATGCTCGCCGTGAACAACATGGGCGACCAGATGTTCATCGCCACGCCCGCTATCGCCGGAGGTGAAATCTACATCCGCGGCGCGGACTCCCTTTACTGCGTGCGCCCCTAG
- a CDS encoding DUF1592 domain-containing protein, with the protein MEVLLFPFLLAFAAPATEFESAVKPLLTSYCIGCHNGKSKAANLDLDRLRDTKLALAERDIWEKVAERLNNGTMPPPAIPKPKPEAARAAATWAETHVTSIDRTRKPDPGRVTARRLNRAEYNNTIRDLLGVTFRPAADFPLDDSGYGFDNIGDVLSINPALMEKYLKAADQIVRAAIVTGPAPKPVYDRYELERLGPPARIPADPEGARLIKRGGLMARHNFTYPGEYEIRVLLRGRGQAEDRPSKIAVVVDGKQVHLQDIESGQGKKRTFEAKVTAAPGEVEIGAVWTYPGPPERPVPTEPREPNDNLWVDAIEVRGPFASEAKPAAVAASREYLQTFAHRAWRRPVSAAEIDRLMRFVDLAKKQGDSEAEGLKLAMKAVLVSPHFLFRIEHDPDPNDPAAAHRLGDHELASRLSYFLWSSMPDDELLGLADAGNLQEPGAIEAQVARMLADPKSSALAENFAGQWLELRNLDQLSPDPKKFPEFDADLREAMRRETRLFFDEVVHADRPITDFIDGRYTFLNDRLAALYGIPGVEGRQFRRVEVDGAERSGVLTQSSVMSITSHPNRTSPVLRGIWVLDNFLATPPPPPPADVPALSEEGVGKSVSLRKQMEKHRADPNCAVCHAKLDPMGFGLENYDPIGRWRTHDGEVAVDAGGELPGGRRFTSPAELKQILLQDKNAFTRSLTEKLMTFALGRGLESPDKPLVREIVGRVAGGDYRFSVLVREIVNSPAFRMRRGEDVRRHPIASVRGNRQ; encoded by the coding sequence GTGGAGGTTCTTCTCTTCCCGTTCCTGCTCGCGTTTGCCGCGCCCGCGACTGAGTTCGAATCCGCGGTCAAGCCCCTCCTCACCAGCTACTGTATCGGCTGCCACAACGGGAAGTCGAAAGCGGCCAATCTCGATCTGGACCGCCTGCGCGACACCAAGCTCGCGCTCGCCGAACGCGACATCTGGGAGAAGGTGGCCGAACGGTTGAACAACGGCACGATGCCGCCGCCGGCAATCCCGAAGCCGAAGCCGGAGGCCGCGCGAGCCGCGGCGACGTGGGCGGAGACGCACGTAACGAGTATCGACCGGACGCGCAAACCGGACCCCGGCCGGGTGACCGCGCGCCGCTTGAACCGGGCCGAGTACAACAACACGATTCGCGATCTGCTGGGCGTGACGTTCCGTCCTGCCGCCGATTTCCCGCTCGACGATTCCGGCTACGGCTTCGACAACATCGGCGACGTGCTTTCGATCAATCCGGCGCTGATGGAGAAGTACCTGAAAGCGGCCGACCAGATCGTGCGCGCGGCGATCGTGACCGGGCCGGCCCCAAAGCCGGTGTACGACCGCTACGAACTGGAGCGGCTTGGTCCGCCGGCGCGCATCCCGGCTGATCCCGAGGGCGCGCGGCTGATCAAGCGCGGCGGCCTGATGGCGCGCCACAACTTCACGTACCCCGGCGAGTACGAAATCCGCGTGCTGCTGCGGGGGCGCGGGCAGGCCGAAGACCGGCCTTCGAAAATCGCGGTGGTGGTGGACGGCAAGCAGGTGCATCTTCAGGACATCGAATCGGGGCAGGGCAAGAAACGGACGTTCGAAGCCAAAGTGACGGCGGCGCCGGGCGAAGTGGAGATCGGCGCGGTGTGGACGTATCCGGGTCCGCCTGAACGGCCCGTACCCACCGAACCGCGCGAACCGAACGACAATCTTTGGGTGGACGCGATCGAAGTGCGCGGACCGTTCGCCAGCGAGGCCAAACCGGCGGCGGTTGCCGCCTCTCGCGAGTATCTGCAGACGTTCGCGCACCGCGCGTGGCGGCGACCGGTGAGTGCAGCGGAAATCGACCGGTTGATGCGGTTCGTCGACCTGGCGAAAAAGCAGGGCGACAGCGAAGCGGAAGGCCTGAAGCTGGCGATGAAAGCCGTGCTCGTCTCGCCGCACTTTCTGTTCCGCATCGAGCACGACCCGGACCCGAACGACCCCGCGGCCGCGCACCGCCTCGGCGATCATGAACTGGCCTCCCGGCTTTCCTACTTCCTTTGGTCCTCAATGCCCGACGATGAACTCCTCGGCCTCGCCGACGCGGGCAACCTCCAGGAGCCCGGCGCGATCGAAGCGCAGGTGGCGCGCATGCTCGCCGACCCGAAATCGTCCGCGCTGGCCGAGAACTTCGCCGGCCAGTGGCTCGAGCTTCGCAACCTCGACCAGCTTTCTCCGGACCCGAAGAAGTTCCCCGAATTCGACGCCGACCTCCGCGAAGCGATGCGCCGCGAGACGCGGCTGTTCTTCGACGAAGTGGTCCATGCCGACCGCCCGATCACCGATTTTATCGACGGCCGGTACACGTTCCTCAACGACCGGCTAGCCGCGCTCTACGGCATCCCCGGCGTGGAAGGCCGCCAGTTCCGGCGCGTGGAAGTGGACGGCGCCGAACGCTCCGGCGTATTGACGCAATCGAGCGTGATGTCGATTACGTCGCACCCCAACCGGACATCGCCGGTGCTGCGCGGCATCTGGGTGCTCGACAATTTCCTGGCGACGCCGCCCCCGCCGCCGCCGGCCGACGTTCCGGCGCTGAGCGAAGAGGGAGTGGGCAAGTCCGTGTCGCTGCGCAAGCAGATGGAGAAACATCGCGCCGACCCGAACTGCGCCGTCTGCCACGCCAAGCTCGACCCGATGGGCTTCGGGCTCGAGAACTACGACCCGATCGGCCGCTGGCGGACACACGATGGCGAGGTAGCCGTGGACGCGGGCGGTGAGTTGCCCGGCGGGCGGCGCTTCACATCGCCGGCCGAGTTGAAACAGATCCTGCTTCAGGATAAGAACGCGTTCACACGCTCGCTCACTGAAAAGCTGATGACGTTCGCCCTTGGGCGTGGGCTCGAATCGCCCGATAAGCCGCTCGTGCGGGAGATCGTCGGCAGGGTGGCCGGCGGCGACTACCGGTTCTCGGTACTCGTCCGCGAAATCGTAAACAGCCCCGCGTTCCGGATGCGCCGCGGGGAAGACGTGCGCAGACATCCAATCGCTTCCGTTCGAGGTAACAGGCAATGA
- the glgA gene encoding glycogen synthase GlgA, with amino-acid sequence MTRILMASSEAAPFAKTGGLADVLGALPGALNRLGNEAAVVLPRYRSISLDQARRVYDDMPLALGSGTISCSIWRQDRSGVPFFFVDCPRLYDREGLYSAYGHDFADNHIRFAALSLAALGVLRHLFPAEVLHLHDWQSALAAAYLRTRFRLDPHLMGTKIVFTIHNLEHQGRFAPFQFGDLSLDRSLMQPHLLEFYGDVSFMKAGLVYSDAVTTVSPTYAREIQTAEFGCGLDGLLRANASKLSGILNGVDYADWNPETDPHIAAHYTAANPGGKAVCKEALIREAGLPASTMKRPLLGIVSRFAGQKGFDIFAEVAFELFSADDAALAFIGSGEARFEEMFKHLMASFPDRVWGRFGYDNALAHRIEAGADLFLMPSLFEPCGLNQMYSLRYGTIPVVRATGGLDDTVDGDTGFKFWGYAPRDLLIAIRTALAEHRDREAWAKRMRAGMSRDFSWDASARKYSDLYGRLISRG; translated from the coding sequence ATGACTCGCATCCTGATGGCGTCTTCCGAAGCGGCGCCGTTCGCAAAAACCGGAGGACTTGCCGACGTCCTCGGCGCGCTGCCGGGCGCGCTGAACAGGCTGGGGAACGAGGCAGCCGTGGTGCTGCCCCGCTATCGTTCCATTTCGCTCGACCAGGCCCGGCGCGTCTACGACGACATGCCGCTGGCGCTCGGCTCAGGCACGATTTCCTGTTCGATCTGGCGGCAGGACCGCAGCGGCGTTCCGTTCTTCTTCGTCGATTGCCCGCGCCTGTACGACCGCGAAGGCCTCTACAGCGCCTACGGGCACGATTTCGCGGACAATCATATCCGCTTCGCCGCGCTCTCGCTCGCCGCGCTCGGCGTGCTGCGTCATCTGTTCCCGGCCGAGGTGCTGCACCTGCATGATTGGCAGAGCGCGCTCGCCGCCGCCTACCTGCGCACCCGTTTCCGGCTGGACCCGCACCTGATGGGGACGAAGATCGTCTTCACCATCCACAACCTGGAGCACCAGGGGCGTTTCGCGCCGTTCCAGTTCGGCGATCTCTCGCTCGACCGCAGCCTGATGCAACCGCACCTGCTCGAGTTCTACGGGGACGTGAGTTTCATGAAGGCCGGCCTCGTCTATTCGGACGCCGTCACCACCGTGAGCCCCACCTACGCGCGCGAGATCCAAACGGCTGAATTCGGCTGCGGGCTCGACGGCCTGCTGCGCGCCAACGCGAGCAAGCTCAGCGGCATCCTGAACGGCGTGGACTACGCGGATTGGAATCCGGAGACGGACCCTCACATCGCGGCGCACTACACGGCGGCCAACCCCGGCGGCAAGGCCGTGTGCAAGGAGGCGCTCATTCGCGAAGCCGGACTGCCCGCCAGCACGATGAAACGGCCCCTGCTCGGGATCGTGTCCCGCTTCGCCGGGCAGAAGGGGTTCGATATTTTCGCCGAGGTCGCCTTCGAGCTGTTCTCGGCCGACGACGCCGCGCTGGCATTCATCGGCTCTGGAGAGGCACGCTTCGAGGAGATGTTCAAGCACTTGATGGCGAGCTTTCCGGATCGCGTCTGGGGCCGCTTCGGCTACGATAACGCCCTTGCCCATCGCATCGAGGCAGGCGCGGATCTTTTCCTGATGCCGAGCCTGTTCGAGCCGTGCGGCTTGAACCAGATGTACAGCCTTCGCTATGGGACCATTCCCGTGGTGCGCGCCACCGGCGGCCTCGACGATACCGTCGACGGCGACACCGGCTTCAAGTTTTGGGGCTATGCGCCGCGAGACCTGTTGATCGCCATCCGGACGGCGCTTGCCGAGCATCGCGACCGCGAGGCGTGGGCGAAGCGGATGCGGGCGGGCATGTCGCGCGACTTTTCCTGGGATGCGTCGGCACGCAAGTATTCGGATCTCTACGGCCGCCTGATCTCGCGCGGCTAG